A single genomic interval of Oreochromis aureus strain Israel breed Guangdong linkage group 12, ZZ_aureus, whole genome shotgun sequence harbors:
- the fem1c gene encoding protein fem-1 homolog C — translation MDLKTAVFNAARDGKLRLLQKLLENKDGHEVTKLMGEKTNGATPLLMAARYGHLDLVEYLLECCSAPVEVGGSVNFDGETIEGAPPLWAASAAGHLKVVQSLLGHGASVNSTTLTNSTPLRAACFDGHLDIVKYLVEHNADLEVANRHGHTCLMISCYKGHKEIAQYLLEKGADVNRKSIKGNTALHDCAESGSLEIMRMLLQYGATMEQDGYGMTPLLSASVTGHTNIVDYLTTHQQTRHTERIDALELLGATFVDKKRDLLGALKYWKRAMDLRYMDSNNIIQKPEPKQLIMAYDYAREVTNAEELDGLISDPDEMRMQALLIRERILGPQHPDTSYYIRYRGAVYADSGNFERCINLWKYALDMQQSNLDPLSPMTSSSLLSFAELFSFMLQDRAKGLLGTSVSFEDLMGILSKSVMEIERAIKQSGPMPPDPAQLSKALSIILHLICLLEKVPCTAEQDHFKKETIYRFLKLHPCGKNGFSPLHLAVDRNTTCVGRYPVCKFPSLTVASILLECGADVNSRDDDDNSPLHIAATNGHPDIMNLLISCGTHFDSTNAFQQTACDLLDEKELARNVIQPINHTTLQCLAARAIIKHGLDYRGNIPEKLEAFVLLHR, via the exons ATGGATTTAAAGACCGCGGTGTTTAACGCAGCCAGGGACGGTAAGCTCCGGCTGCTTCAGAAGCTGCTGGAGAACAAAGATGGGCACGAGGTGACCAAGTTAATGGGCGAGAAGACAAACGGGGCCACCCCGCTCCTGATGGCTGCCCGGTACGGCCACTTGGACTTGGTGGAGTATCTGCTGGAGTGCTGCAGTGCTCCTGTCGAGGTCGGTGGATCGGTGAACTTTGACGGGGAGACTATCGAGGGGGCGCCCCCTCTCTGGGCTGCCTCTGCAGCGGGACACCTGAAGGTAGTCCAGTCCCTGCTGGGTCACGGAGCTTCTGTCAACAGCACAACGCTGACCAACTCAACGCCCCTGAGGGCGGCCTGCTTTGACGGCCACCTGGACATTGTGAAATACCTGGTGGAGCACAATGCTGATCTGGAAGTAGCCAACAGACACGGCCATACGTGTCTCATGATTTCATGCTACAAGGGGCACAAGGAGATTGCGCAGTACCTGTTGGAGAAAGGGGCAGATGTCAACAGGAAAAGCATCAAAG GCAACACGGCGCTTCACGACTGTGCGGAGTCAGGCAGCCTGGAGATCATGCGGATGTTGCTGCAGTACGGCGCAACCATGGAGCAGGATGGCTACGGCATGACACCCTTACTTTCTGCCAGTGTTACAGGCCATACTAATATTGTAGACTACCTGACTACGCATCAGCAG ACGAGGCACACAGAGCGCATTGATGCCCTGGAGCTCTTGGGAGCTACGTTTGTAGACAAAAAAAGAGATCTGCTTGGAGCTTTAAAATACTGGAAAAGAGCCATGGATCTGAGGTACATGGACAGTAACAACATCATCCAGAAGCCGGAACCCAAGCAGCTGATCATGGCATACGACTATGCTAGAGAG GTAACAAACGCAGAAGAGCTGGATGGACTTATTTCTGACCCGGATGAGATGCGCATGCAGGCGCTGCTCATCCGAGAGCGAATCCTCGGTCCGCAACACCCAGACACTTCCTACTACATCCGTTACCGTGGTGCCGTCTATGCTGACTCTGGAAACTTTGAACGCTGCATAAATTTGTGGAAGTACGCGCTGGACATGCAACAAAGCAACCTGGACCCTCTCAGCCCCATGACTTCCTCCAGCCTGTTGTCATTCGCTGAGCTCTTCTCCTTCATGCTGCAGGACAGGGCCAAGGGGCTCTTGGGGACATCGGTGTCGTTTGAGGACTTGATGGGGATACTGTCCAAGAGTGTGATGGAGATTGAACGAGCCATTAAACAAAGTGGACCAATGCCTCCTGACCCTGCTCAGCTCAGCAAGGCCCTCTCAATTATTCTGCACCTCATTTGTCTTTTAGAGAAGGTGCCATGTACTGCAGAGCAGGACCATTTCAAGAAGGAGACGATCTATAG ATTCCTGAAGCTCCACCCATGTGGTAAGAATGGCTTCAGTCCGCTGCACCTGGCAGTCGACCGCAACACTACCTGCGTGGGCCGTTATCCCGTCTGCAAGTTCCCTTCCCTCACGGTCGCTTCAATCCTACTTGAGTGTGGAGCAGATGTCAACAGTCGAGATGACGATGACAACAG CCCCCTCCACATAGCGGCAACCAACGGTCACCCTGACATCATGAACCTGCTCATTTCCTGCGGGACTCACTTCGACAGCACCAACGCCTTCCAGCAAACGGCCTGCGACCTCCTGGATGAAAAGGAGCTGGCCAGGAATGTCATCCAGCCCATTAACCACACCACTCTGCAGTGCCTAGCCGCCAGGGCTATCATCAAGCACGGCCTCGACTACCGGGGAAACATCCCAGAGAAACTGGAGGCCTTCGTCTTGCTCCACAGATAA